The following coding sequences are from one Musa acuminata AAA Group cultivar baxijiao chromosome BXJ1-6, Cavendish_Baxijiao_AAA, whole genome shotgun sequence window:
- the LOC135676010 gene encoding FKBP12-interacting protein of 37 kDa-like yields the protein MASDLHLDDEDDFGGDVPGSQSSAKRSGGKRTFGDLDEEEDDVFGPKKGKPKVEESGPGMTTGMILSLRESLQNCKDNLATCQEELEAAKSEIQKWHSAFQNGPATPAGTSPEPGLVLTYLQNLKSSEESLKEQLEKAKKKEAAFIVTFAKKEQEIADLKSAVRDLKTQLRPPSMQTRKLLLDPAIHEEFTRLKNLVEEKEKKIKELQDNLAAVNFTASSKLGKMLMAKCRTLQEENEEIGTMASEGKIHELGMKIVVLKSQNAELRNQFDALYKHMEGLTNEMERSNEMVYILQERLEAKDCELRNLKELLTQKEAAEERDDDDGDKEEANEGNSADVEA from the exons ATGGCATCCGATCTCCATCTCGACGAT GAGGATGACTTTGGAGGAGATGTTCCTGGAAGCCAAAGTAGTGCTAAACGTTCag GTGGTAAGAGGACTTTTGGAGATCTCGACGAAGAAGAGGATGATGTCTTCGGCCCTAAGAAG GGAAAGCCAAAAGTTGAAGAAAGTGGACCTGGTATGACCACTGGAATGATTTTGTCTTTGCGTGAAAG CTTGCAGAACTGTAAAGATAATCTTGCAACATGCCAG GAAGAGCTAGAAGCTGCTAAATCAGAGATTCAAAAGTGGCATTCTGCATTTCAGAATGGACCAGCTACACCTGCAGGCACATCTCCAG AGCCTGGGTTGGTGCTAACTTATCTCCAGAATTTGAAGTCCTCTGAGGAGTCTTTAAAAGAGCAG CTAGAGAAAGCCAAGAAAAAAGAGGCTGCATTCATAGTTACTTTTGCAAAAAAAGAGCAGGAAATTGCTGATCTCAAG TCTGCAGTTCGAGACTTGAAGACACAGTTAAGGCCACCATCGATGCAG ACAAGGAAGTTGCTACTTGATCCAGCCATTCATGAAGAGTTCACACGGTTGAAG AATTTGgttgaagagaaggagaagaaaattAAAGAGTTGCAAGACAATCTTGCTGCGGTCAATTTTACTGCATCCAGCAAGCTTGGAAAAATGCTAATGGCAAAGTGTAGAACATTGCAAGAGGAGAATGAGGAGATTGGAACGATGGCATCAGAGGGAAAA ATCCATGAATTGGGAATGAAGATCGTGGTGCTAAAATCTCAAAATGCAGAACTCAGGAACCAGTTTGATG CATTGTACAAGCACATGGAAGGACTAACAAATGAAATGGAGAGATCAAATGAAATG GTCTATATATTACAAGAGAGGCTAGAAGCAAAGGACTGTGAGCTAAGAAACTTGAAGGAGTTATTAACCCAGAAAGAAGCAGCTGAGGAAAGAGATGACGATGATGGTGACAAGGAAGAAGCCAATGAAGGAAATTCTGCTGATGTTGAGGCATGA
- the LOC135676011 gene encoding galactinol--sucrose galactosyltransferase-like: protein MAPDLGKAGSTDILTGLQGDTRSSAFALKGRNLTVCGHQFLLDVPPNIVLTPSSTTCEGKDQGQSQGAGDESGCFVGFASDTPESRHVVPLGRLLGIRFMSIFRFKVWWTTQWVGNRGSDVEHETQILMLDHSRQSGRPYVLLLPLIEGAFRASLQPGEEEYVDLCVESGSTRVRSSEFRSSLYMHAGDDPFALVKDAVRVVRSHSGTFKLLEEKTPPGIVDKFGWCTWDAFYLKVHPEGVWEGVKGLAEGGCPPGLVLIDDGWQSISHDDDPTDEEGMNRTSAGEQMPCRLIRFQENYKFRNYKSKRTDSASDTGMGAFVRDLKAAFGSVEHVYVWHALCGYWGGLRPRTPGLPPAEVVKPRLSPGLQMTMEDLAVDKIVNNGVGLVRPESAAELFEGLHSHLESVGIDGVKVDVIHLLEMLCEDYGGRVELAKAYYQGLTDSVKKHLGGNGVIASMEHCNDFMFLGTHSVCLGRVGDDFWCTDPSGDPNGTFWLQGCHMVHCAYNSLWMGNFIHPDWDMFQSTHPCAAFHAASRAISGGPIYVSDSVGHHDFDLLKRMALPDGTILRCDHYALPTRDCLFEDPLHDGKTVLKIWNLNKFTGVLGAFNCQGGGWCRKARRNKSAAEFSRTLTVTTSPMDIEWQNGKKPFPVEAVELFAVYLSQAGKLMLLKPTEKVEVTLDPFGYELLTVSPVKALPSKKAVRFAPIGLVNMLNSGGAIQALQVAGSKVKMEVKGAGEIKAFASARPVECRINGEEAGFVYKENMVDLQVPWSGSSSKICLIEYTF from the exons ATGGCCCCAGACCTGGGTAAAGCCGGCTCGACCGACATTCTCACCGGGCTCCAAGGCGACACCCGGTCATCTGCTTTCGCACTCAAAGGCCGCAACCTCACCGTATGCGGCCACCAATTCCTTCTGGATGTCCCTCCGAACATCGTCCTCACCCCGTCCTCCACCACTTGCGAGGGCAAGGACCAGGGCCAGAGCCAGGGAGCGGGCGACGAAAGCGGATGCTTCGTGGGGTTCGCGAGCGACACCCCCGAGAGCAGGCATGTCGTGCCGCTGGGCCGGCTGCTAGGCATTCGGTTCATGAGCATCTTCCGGTTCAAGGTGTGGTGGACAACCCAATGGGTGGGCAACAGGGGCAGCGACGTGGAGCACGAGACCCAGATCCTGATGCTCGACCACTCCCGACAGTCCGGTCGTCCCTATGTGCTCCTCCTCCCCCTCATCGAGGGGGCCTTCCGGGCATCCCTCCAGCCGGGGGAGGAGGAGTACGTGGACTTGTGCGTGGAGAGCGGGTCCACGCGGGTGAGGAGTTCCGAGTTCCGGAGCTCCCTCTACATGCACGCTGGAGACGACCCCTTCGCGCTCGTCAAGGACGCCGTGAGGGTGGTGAGGTCCCACTCGGGCACTTTCAAGCTCCTGGAGGAGAAGACGCCACCGGGCATCGTCGACAAGTTCGGGTGGTGTACCTGGGACGCCTTCTACCTGAAGGTGCACCCGGAGGGCGTGTGGGAGGGGGTGAAGGGCCTGGCAGAGGGCGGTTGCCCCCCGGGGCTCGTCCTCATCGACGACGGCTGGCAGTCCATCTCCCACGACGACGACCCCACGGATGAGGAAGGCATGAATCGGACGTCCGCGGGGGAGCAAATGCCCTGCAGGCTGATCAGGTTCCAGGAGAACTACAAGTTCCGAAACTACAAGAGCAAGAGGACCGACTCCGCCTCCGACACCGGCATGGGGGCGTTCGTGAGGGACCTGAAGGCCGCCTTCGGGAGCGTGGAGCACGTGTACGTGTGGCACGCGCTGTGCGGATACTGGGGAGGGCTGAGGCCGCGGACGCCAGGGCTGCCACCGGCCGAGGTGGTGAAGCCGAGGCTATCCCCGGGTCTGCAGATGACGATGGAGGACCTGGCGGTGGACAAAATCGTGAACAACGGTGTGGGGCTGGTGCGGCCAGAGAGCGCCGCAGAGCTCTTCGAAGGGCTGCACTCCCACCTGGAGTCGGTGGGCATCGACGGCGTGAAGGTGGACGTCATTCAT TTACTGGAGATGCTCTGCGAGGATTACGGCGGGCGAGTGGAGCTGGCCAAGGCCTACTACCAAGGGCTCACCGACTCGGTGAAGAAGCACTTGGGAGGCAACGGCGTCATCGCCAGCATGGAGCACTGCAACGATTTCATGTTCCTCGGCACCCACTCCGTCTGCCTCGGCCGAGTCG GGGATGACTTCTGGTGCACCGACCCGTCGGGCGACCCCAACGGCACCTTCTGGCTGCAGGGGTGCCACATGGTGCACTGCGCCTACAACAGCCTGTGGATGGGCAACTTCATCCACCCCGACTGGGACATGTTCCAGTCCACCCACCCCTGCGCCGCCTTCCATGCCGCCTCCCGCGCCATTTCCGGCGGCCCCATCTACGTCAGCGACTCCGTCGGACACCACGACTTTGACCTCCTCAAGCGCATGGCCTTGCCCGACGGCACCATCCTGCGCTGCGACCACTACGCTCTCCCGACCAGGGATTGCCTCTTCGAGGACCCGCTGCACGACGGCAAGACCGTGCTCAAGATCTGGAACTTGAacaag TTCACCGGCGTCCTTGGAGCCTTCAATTGCCAAGGCGGGGGATGGTGCCGCAAAGCCCGGAGGAACAAATCTGCAGCCGAGTTTTCACGCACCTTAACGGTGACGACAAGCCCGATGGACATCGAGTGGCAGAACGGAAAGAAGCCGTTCCCGGTGGAGGCGGTGGAATTGTTTGCTGTGTATCTGTCGCAAGCTGGGAAGCTAATGCTGCTTAAGCCGACAGAGAAGGTGGAGGTCACCCTGGATCCATTCGGGTATGAGCTGCTCACCGTGTCTCCGGTGAAGGCGCTACCGTCCAAGAAAGCCGTCCGGTTTGCTCCCATCGGGCTGGTGAACATGTTGAATTCGGGTGGCGCCATCCAGGCGCTCCAAGTGGCGGGCTCCAAGGTGAAGATGGAGGTGAAGGGGGCGGGTGAAATAAAGGCCTTCGCATCGGCGAGGCCCGTCGAATGCCGGATAAACGGAGAGGAAGCAGGGTTTGTGTACAAGGAGAACATGGTGgacttgcaggttccatggtcggGATCGTCCTCTAAGATTTGTCTCATCGAATACACCTTCTAG